Proteins encoded by one window of Apus apus isolate bApuApu2 chromosome 15, bApuApu2.pri.cur, whole genome shotgun sequence:
- the AAR2 gene encoding protein AAR2 homolog — translation MAGPRLEPELARQLFFEGAAVVVLGVPEGTEFGIDYSSWAVGPQFRGVKMIPPGLHFLHCSAGRAGGGRETGPRTGLFLSLQRREVRVLRWDAASEALGPAPPAAGQAEAFRENLREMDPFLGPYPYETLKKWVSLTSFISEAAVKELQPESGQICAFSEVLPVVAGRHSRDRAEQHLPPVHAECRSYAEGLARLPLMEPKAGTEIRFTELPKQMYPEGATPEEITRHSLDLSYALEKVINQRYASQPLGLLAELQFAFICFLIGNVYDAFEHWKRLLNILCRSEDAIGRYQDLYINLISVLYHQLSEIPADFFVDIVSQDNFLTSTLQVFFSYTCSSAVDGTLRKKAEKFKAHLTKKFKWDFEAEPDDCAPVVVELPEGVQVD, via the exons ATGGCGGGCCCGCGGCTGGAGCCCGAGCTGGCCAGGCAGCTCTTTTTCGAGGGCGCCGCGGTCGTGGTGCTGGGAGTGCCCGAGGGCACCGAGTTCGGCATCGACTACAGCAGCTGGGCCGTGGGGCCGCAGTTCCGCGGCGTCAAGATGATCCCGCCGGGCCTGCACTTCCTGCACtgcagcgcggggcgggcgggcggcggccggGAGACCGGCCCGCGTACCGGCCTCTTCCTCAGCCTGCAGCGGCGGGAGGTGCGGGTGCTGCGCTGGGACGCGGCCAGCGAGGCGCTGGGGCCGGCGCCGCCCGCCGCGGGGCAGGCCGAGGCCTTCCGAGAGAACCTGCGGGAGATGGACCCTTTCCTCGGGCCCTACCCCTACGAGACCCTGAAGAAGTGGGTGTCCCTCACCAGCTTCATCAGTGAAGCGGCCGTGAAGGAGCTGCAGCCGGAGAGCGGGCAGATCTGCGCCTTCTCGGAGGTGCTGCCGGTGGTGGCCGGGCGGCACAGCCGGGACCGGGCGGAGCAGCACCTGCCGCCCGTGCACGCCGAGTGCCGCAGCTACGCCGAAGGGCTGGCGCGGCTGCCGCTCATGGAGCCGAAAGCCGGCACCGAGATCAGGTTCACGGAGCTGCCGAAGCAGATGTACCCTGAGGGTGCCACTCCGGAGGAGATCACCAGGCACAGCCTGGACCTGAGCTACGCTCTGGAGAAGGTGATCAACCAGCGGTACGCCAGCCAGCCCCTGGGTCTGCTGG CTGAGTTGCAGTTTGCTTTCATCTGCTTCCTGATCGGGAATGTGTATGATGCCTTTGAGCACTGGAAAAGACTCTTAAACATCCTGTGTCGATCTGAAGATGCCATAGGGAGATATCAAGACCTTTACATCAATCTCATTTCTGTGCTGTATCACCAGCTCAGTGAAATAccagctgatttttttgtgGACATTGTCTCCCAGGACAACTTTTTAACCAGCACATTACAG GTGTTTTTCTCCTACACGTGCAGTTCTGCTGTTGATGGGACCCTAaggaaaaaggctgaaaaattcAAGGCTCACCTAACAAAGAAATTTAAATGGGACTTCGAGGCAGAGCCTGATGACTGTGCCCCTGTGGTGGTAGAGCTACCTGAGGGCGTGCAAGTGGACTAA